In Eriocheir sinensis breed Jianghai 21 chromosome 10, ASM2467909v1, whole genome shotgun sequence, the following proteins share a genomic window:
- the LOC126996358 gene encoding uncharacterized protein LOC126996358: MSAAKIKNKKAHLRQKLGGDGGSGRFLFHKSPASGTTVLDAKSEKSKKSQLQNDLISDLPKDGKWASRQQNLDIISNCPPGQMDDFDGVDRIIEVRGETPTST, from the exons ATGAGTGCCgccaagatcaagaacaagaaagcCCACCTCCGCCAGAAGCTCGG AGGCGACGGGGGATCCGGTCGTTTTCTGTTTCACAAGAGCCCGGCTTCAGGGACCACGGTGCTAGACGCGAAAAGTGAAAAGAGCAAAAAGAGTCAGCTGCAAAATGACCTGATATCCGACCTGCCCAAGGATGGCAAGTGGGCCTCGCGGCAGCAGAACCTGGACATCATCTCCAACTGTCCACCGGGCCAAATGGACGACTTCGACGGCGTGGACCGCATCATCGAAGTGAG